A DNA window from Luteolibacter luteus contains the following coding sequences:
- a CDS encoding RCC1 domain-containing protein → MKSCAYFVGFISIFLCLPVTKVAAVQALPGGAWSYSGLQMAQVPQEIGIPLLADIIAVAGGETHSVALSRGGQVFAWGSNSYDQCRVPLDVESGVTAIAAGARFTAALKEDGEVRVWGGGGTHPVLSVPTSARSGVTRIAAGRDHLLALKGGAVLAWGMNAHAQCEVPPEASGGVIAMAAGDHHSLALKEDGSVLAWGAGSPGSPAEVPHNNQSTVPQAAGSGVVAISAALRYSAALKEDGSVIGWGGTLPAGEVIQLAVPGSGMISISGGRNHFTALNSQGRVFATFINPILNYGQVSIPEAAMSGVTAIAAGSNHTLALKEDGTVVAWGAGSTNHPGLMIGDLHGGQSAVPNALADDVETVAASFTHTLALTVGGVVHAWGNNSYGETTVPAEALEGVEAIAVGHNHSLALKSTGRVIAWGSNQYGQTDVPAAALSEVKAVAAGGNHALALKNNGSVVEWGGYYEGPVELPVEVQSGIVAISAGYEFRVALNENGRVIAWGSNDLGQTDVPPEALAGVVAIAAGAEHVLALKADGRVLAWGANYFGQCVVPEGALSGVVAIAAGESHSVALKSDGEVITWGADHSLQRDRGPITAPVSAIAAGGVVTFRRLASAWPSFFEAAVSAGLSGEEAEAQAIPFHDGVPNLLKYAFNMDLAEPAAESSLAGSSSGLPVEGIQREGQELFWRVEFVRRKNSLLDYRPAKSTSLEGDSFMPMSGPVTVDEIPGAPAWERVVVKEPIDPASTTRFFSRLEVTEKP, encoded by the coding sequence ATGAAGTCCTGTGCCTACTTCGTTGGATTTATTTCAATCTTCCTCTGCCTGCCGGTGACCAAGGTGGCGGCCGTTCAGGCATTGCCCGGAGGTGCTTGGTCCTATTCCGGCCTGCAGATGGCCCAAGTTCCGCAGGAGATTGGCATCCCCCTGCTTGCCGATATCATCGCGGTGGCGGGAGGCGAAACCCACAGTGTTGCCCTGTCGCGTGGCGGACAGGTTTTCGCTTGGGGCTCAAATTCCTATGACCAATGCCGGGTTCCTCTGGATGTGGAGAGCGGAGTGACCGCCATTGCTGCCGGGGCGAGATTCACGGCGGCGCTGAAGGAGGATGGCGAGGTAAGGGTGTGGGGCGGGGGAGGAACTCATCCGGTTCTCTCCGTCCCGACGTCCGCGCGATCGGGTGTCACGCGGATCGCGGCGGGCCGCGACCACCTTCTGGCCTTGAAGGGTGGGGCGGTCCTGGCCTGGGGAATGAATGCCCATGCGCAATGTGAGGTCCCGCCGGAGGCAAGCGGAGGGGTGATTGCGATGGCGGCTGGTGATCACCATAGCTTGGCCCTGAAAGAGGATGGCTCGGTGCTGGCTTGGGGAGCAGGCTCTCCGGGCTCTCCCGCCGAGGTCCCTCACAATAACCAGAGCACGGTGCCTCAAGCTGCGGGGTCCGGGGTGGTGGCCATTTCCGCCGCCCTCCGTTACAGTGCGGCCCTGAAAGAGGACGGCAGCGTGATCGGATGGGGTGGCACGCTTCCGGCCGGCGAAGTCATCCAACTGGCAGTTCCCGGAAGCGGGATGATTTCGATCTCCGGGGGGCGGAATCATTTCACGGCGCTGAACTCCCAAGGACGCGTCTTTGCGACATTCATCAATCCGATTCTCAACTATGGGCAGGTGAGCATTCCCGAGGCGGCGATGTCAGGGGTGACGGCCATTGCGGCGGGGAGCAACCACACTCTGGCCCTCAAGGAAGACGGCACGGTGGTCGCGTGGGGAGCGGGGAGCACGAATCACCCGGGATTAATGATCGGCGACCTGCATGGAGGGCAATCCGCGGTGCCCAACGCATTGGCGGATGATGTGGAGACTGTTGCGGCCAGCTTCACCCATACCTTGGCCTTGACGGTCGGGGGTGTTGTTCATGCCTGGGGAAACAATAGCTATGGTGAAACGACCGTCCCCGCTGAGGCTTTGGAAGGAGTCGAGGCCATTGCTGTGGGCCACAATCATTCGCTGGCCCTGAAGAGTACCGGGCGCGTGATTGCCTGGGGAAGCAACCAGTATGGGCAGACCGATGTTCCTGCCGCCGCCTTGTCGGAGGTGAAAGCCGTCGCTGCCGGAGGAAACCATGCCCTGGCGCTGAAGAACAATGGCAGCGTGGTGGAGTGGGGTGGCTATTACGAAGGGCCGGTAGAGCTTCCCGTAGAGGTGCAATCGGGAATTGTTGCCATTTCCGCTGGCTATGAGTTCAGGGTGGCCTTGAACGAAAATGGCCGGGTCATTGCGTGGGGATCGAATGACCTGGGTCAGACGGATGTCCCTCCGGAGGCCCTCGCGGGCGTAGTCGCCATCGCCGCCGGAGCCGAGCACGTTTTGGCGCTCAAGGCTGACGGCAGGGTCCTTGCGTGGGGGGCAAATTACTTCGGTCAGTGCGTCGTTCCAGAGGGGGCTCTGTCGGGCGTGGTGGCGATCGCGGCGGGGGAAAGCCACAGTGTGGCCCTCAAAAGCGATGGGGAGGTAATTACTTGGGGGGCTGACCATTCCCTGCAGCGCGATCGTGGCCCGATCACCGCTCCGGTCTCGGCGATTGCGGCCGGAGGAGTCGTGACCTTCCGCCGTCTCGCGTCGGCATGGCCTTCGTTTTTCGAAGCCGCCGTTTCGGCGGGCTTGAGCGGGGAGGAAGCGGAGGCGCAGGCGATCCCCTTTCATGACGGCGTGCCCAACCTGCTGAAGTACGCTTTCAACATGGATCTTGCGGAACCGGCGGCGGAGAGTTCTTTGGCTGGTTCTTCCTCCGGCCTGCCGGTGGAAGGAATCCAGAGGGAGGGGCAGGAGCTATTCTGGAGAGTCGAATTCGTCCGACGGAAGAACTCGCTATTAGACTACAGGCCCGCCAAATCCACGAGCTTGGAGGGGGATTCTTTCATGCCCATGAGCGGGCCGGTGACCGTTGACGAAATTCCCGGTGCTCCGGCGTGGGAGCGGGTGGTGGTGAAGGAACCGATCGATCCCGCTTCGACAACGCGCTTTTTCAGCCGACTGGAAGTGACGGAAAAGCCGTGA
- a CDS encoding DUF1592 domain-containing protein, which translates to MRKTPSILIASTFSVVPTLHAQGNTGDLDTRWEKEVLPLVETYCYDCHGDGIKKGELAIDKYDSISEMQQHREVWKRVRDHLKHQLMPPIDEDQPTADERKKILAWIDDAVFPVDPNHPDPGRVTLRRLNRVEYQNTLRDLLGVNVNVMDLIPPDDSGYGFDNIGDVLTLSPAHLERYLEAARVSLDKAVIPGEMPPPETDLPGKDLKGDGQRSEDGHYLFKSGEAKTVFKPQRAGSYRVTITASGTFGADVAPLMELRIDGKKLKDWSVGARMDKPEEYSEEIRIEKDEPVELTAAFMNDYWDENYPDRSRRDRNLMVNAMRITGPLDGPAPEKPQSHKRIYLERKPGERDDSYALRVLNGFARRAFRRPTMEGEVKRYLQLVALAKSQGEGIEHGIRLALEAMLVSPSFLFREEPQPEPDKADKIHQIDEHVLATRLSYFFWSTMPDQKLMELASRGELRKNLDSEIDRLINDDRSRQFVSNFTGQWLRLRDIPSTRPQEKMFPKFNGKVRDAMRRETEMFFGYIVKEGLPIDSLLDADFTFLNETLANYYGIPGVEGDKFRKVTHTDSHRRGIMGQGSFQLLTSYPLRTSPVLRGKYVLENLLDTAPPPPPPNVPQLEPPSHKGDQRSLREQLEKHREDPSCASCHALMDPIGFALENFDAAGAWRDQENGKDLDTAGKLITGREIHGVDDLRKALVQDHKEEFYRSVATKMLTYALGRGLDWYDKPALDRIVSDTEKAGGNSRALVRAVIDSVPFQYRRGDS; encoded by the coding sequence ATGCGGAAAACTCCTTCCATCCTGATCGCGAGCACCTTCTCCGTCGTCCCTACGCTTCACGCCCAAGGGAACACCGGGGATCTCGACACGCGTTGGGAAAAGGAGGTCCTGCCACTCGTCGAGACCTACTGCTACGATTGCCACGGCGATGGCATCAAGAAAGGCGAACTGGCGATCGATAAATACGATTCCATCTCCGAGATGCAGCAGCATCGCGAGGTCTGGAAGCGGGTCCGCGATCACCTGAAGCACCAGCTGATGCCGCCGATCGACGAGGATCAGCCGACAGCGGATGAACGGAAGAAGATCCTCGCATGGATCGACGACGCCGTATTCCCGGTCGATCCGAACCACCCGGATCCCGGCCGCGTGACGCTGCGCCGCCTGAACCGCGTGGAGTATCAAAACACGCTTCGCGATTTGCTCGGGGTGAACGTCAACGTGATGGATCTCATTCCGCCGGATGATTCGGGCTACGGCTTCGATAACATCGGCGACGTCCTCACCCTTTCCCCCGCCCACCTCGAGCGCTACCTCGAAGCCGCCCGCGTCTCCTTGGACAAGGCGGTCATCCCCGGCGAGATGCCACCGCCGGAGACCGATCTCCCGGGCAAGGATCTGAAGGGCGACGGCCAGCGTTCGGAAGACGGCCACTATCTTTTCAAATCCGGCGAGGCGAAGACGGTCTTCAAGCCACAGCGCGCAGGCAGCTATCGCGTGACCATCACCGCCAGCGGCACCTTCGGCGCGGATGTCGCCCCGCTAATGGAGCTCCGCATCGATGGCAAGAAGCTCAAGGATTGGTCCGTCGGCGCACGGATGGACAAGCCGGAGGAATACTCCGAGGAGATCCGCATCGAGAAGGACGAACCGGTGGAACTCACCGCGGCCTTCATGAACGATTACTGGGATGAAAATTATCCCGACCGCAGCCGCCGCGATCGCAATCTCATGGTGAATGCCATGAGGATCACCGGCCCTCTCGATGGCCCGGCTCCGGAAAAACCCCAGAGCCACAAGCGCATTTATCTCGAGCGCAAGCCCGGCGAGAGAGACGATAGCTATGCGCTGAGGGTATTGAATGGATTCGCCCGCCGTGCCTTCCGCCGTCCGACCATGGAGGGCGAGGTAAAGCGCTACCTCCAGCTCGTCGCCCTCGCGAAGAGCCAGGGAGAGGGCATCGAGCACGGCATCCGCCTCGCCTTGGAAGCGATGCTCGTCTCCCCTTCCTTTCTCTTCCGCGAGGAACCGCAGCCGGAGCCGGACAAGGCGGACAAGATCCACCAGATCGACGAGCATGTCCTCGCCACCCGGCTTTCCTACTTCTTCTGGAGCACCATGCCGGACCAGAAGCTCATGGAACTCGCGAGCCGCGGCGAGCTTCGCAAGAACCTCGACAGCGAGATCGACCGGCTCATCAACGATGATCGTTCAAGGCAGTTCGTCTCGAATTTCACCGGCCAGTGGCTGCGCCTGCGAGATATCCCGTCCACACGGCCTCAGGAAAAGATGTTCCCGAAGTTCAATGGCAAGGTCCGCGATGCCATGCGCCGGGAAACGGAGATGTTCTTCGGATATATCGTGAAGGAAGGCTTGCCGATCGACTCGCTGCTCGACGCTGACTTCACCTTTCTCAACGAAACCCTCGCCAACTACTACGGCATCCCCGGCGTGGAGGGTGACAAGTTCCGCAAGGTGACCCACACCGACAGCCACCGCCGCGGGATCATGGGTCAGGGTTCCTTCCAGTTGCTCACCTCCTATCCGCTTCGCACTTCACCCGTGCTCCGCGGAAAATATGTGCTGGAGAATCTTCTCGATACCGCCCCACCGCCACCGCCGCCGAATGTGCCTCAGCTCGAGCCGCCTTCACACAAGGGCGACCAGCGCAGCCTGCGCGAGCAGCTGGAGAAGCACCGCGAGGATCCATCCTGCGCCTCTTGTCACGCGCTGATGGATCCCATCGGTTTCGCCTTGGAGAACTTCGACGCCGCCGGGGCTTGGCGCGACCAGGAGAACGGCAAGGACCTTGATACCGCCGGAAAGCTGATCACTGGTCGCGAGATCCACGGCGTGGACGATCTCCGGAAAGCCCTCGTGCAGGATCACAAGGAGGAGTTCTACCGTTCCGTCGCCACGAAAATGCTTACCTACGCCCTCGGCCGGGGCTTGGATTGGTATGATAAGCCAGCCCTCGACCGGATCGTATCTGACACGGAGAAAGCCGGAGGAAACTCCCGCGCGCTGGTCCGCGCGGTGATCGATTCCGTGCCTTTCCAATATCGCCGCGGAGATTCCTAA
- a CDS encoding DUF1552 domain-containing protein, producing the protein MTPRRTFLKSIAATLAVPAFPSLQAATQAAAKLGAPTRMAFIYIPNGVNLDLWRPQGSGKDYTLSKTLEPLADLRDHFSVLRGLDHDKAFANGDGAGDHARANATFLTGVQARKTAGADVELGESVDQIAARHIGANTRLSSLELSTDPARSSGNCDSGYSCAYQFNLSWINDTTPAPAERDPRLVFEKMFGSGNEKEDSRRRAYRKSILDFVMADAKRLQTRLGSTDRGKMDEYLTAVRDVEQRIEKAEKFRKEVPEDKRPNGVPEGYGEHMRMMFDLMHLAFQTDTTRVSSFLLAHDGSNRTFPEIEVHSAHHELSHHRSNPQTLESIGKIDRFYVEQLAYFLRKMRDTPDGEGSLLDHSMIVYGGGIADGNRHNHDDLPVLLAGRGNGTLKPGRVIEAPKGTPMTNLYLSLLDRMGVKANRIGDSTGVFEKV; encoded by the coding sequence ATGACACCACGCCGGACCTTCCTGAAAAGCATCGCCGCCACCTTGGCCGTGCCCGCCTTTCCCTCCCTGCAAGCCGCCACCCAGGCCGCTGCCAAGCTGGGCGCCCCGACCCGCATGGCTTTCATCTACATCCCGAACGGGGTGAACCTTGACCTCTGGCGTCCGCAAGGCTCCGGGAAGGATTACACGCTCTCCAAAACACTCGAGCCGCTCGCCGATCTCCGCGACCACTTCTCCGTCCTCCGCGGTCTCGATCACGACAAGGCCTTCGCCAACGGCGATGGCGCTGGCGACCACGCCCGCGCAAATGCCACCTTCCTCACCGGCGTGCAGGCCCGCAAGACCGCCGGAGCCGATGTCGAGCTCGGGGAATCGGTGGACCAGATTGCCGCCCGCCACATCGGTGCGAATACCCGACTCTCCTCGCTGGAGCTTTCCACCGACCCGGCCCGCAGTTCCGGCAATTGCGACTCGGGCTACTCCTGCGCCTATCAATTCAATCTCTCCTGGATCAACGACACCACCCCCGCTCCGGCCGAGCGTGACCCGCGCCTCGTCTTCGAGAAGATGTTCGGCTCCGGAAATGAGAAGGAAGACTCCCGCCGCCGCGCCTATCGCAAGAGCATCCTCGATTTCGTGATGGCAGATGCGAAGCGCCTGCAAACGCGCCTCGGCTCCACCGACCGCGGCAAGATGGACGAATACCTCACCGCCGTCCGCGACGTGGAGCAGCGGATCGAAAAGGCCGAAAAGTTCCGCAAGGAGGTCCCCGAGGACAAGCGCCCGAACGGCGTGCCGGAAGGCTACGGCGAGCACATGCGCATGATGTTCGACCTCATGCACCTCGCCTTCCAGACCGATACCACACGCGTCTCTTCCTTCCTGCTCGCGCACGATGGCTCGAACCGCACCTTCCCGGAAATCGAGGTCCATTCCGCGCACCACGAACTCTCCCACCACCGCAGCAATCCCCAGACCCTGGAGAGCATCGGCAAGATCGACCGCTTCTACGTGGAGCAACTCGCCTACTTCCTCCGCAAGATGCGGGATACCCCGGACGGCGAGGGTTCGCTGCTGGATCACTCGATGATCGTCTACGGCGGCGGCATCGCCGATGGCAACCGCCATAACCATGATGACCTTCCGGTGCTCCTCGCCGGCCGAGGCAATGGCACCCTCAAGCCTGGTCGCGTGATCGAGGCACCGAAAGGGACGCCGATGACCAATCTCTACCTCTCCCTGCTCGACCGCATGGGCGTGAAGGCAAACCGGATCGGAGACTCCACGGGAGTGTTCGAAAAGGTGTGA
- a CDS encoding efflux RND transporter permease subunit, giving the protein MIRWFAINSIASNLLMGIIIAVGAWCYFEKVQPEVQPTMHFDQVRIDVNYRGGSPEDVESAVVIPIERAVENLPGIEEIESRANVGRGNVVLKTTKGTKPEDLLEDVKPLIDAITTFPQETEPPRYEIPDSSKWFDVIKIAVYGNMDEKDLLQAARRIRDDLTGLPGISQASIQGASPFELAIEADMQRLRDFGLTFSDLTNAIRRSSLDLPAGQVQTDEGALVIRSKNQAYSREDFENIVVRNTNGAEVKLRDVAKISDDFEENRKLIRFNHKPALLVEVLRLPHEDALDIADRVKEYVENAKATFPQGIELGVWDDSSIELRGRIGSLLESLLQGSVLVLIILGLFLRPSIAIWVVLGIPISFAGAFIVMAAMGMTLNPMSIFGFIIAVGIVVDDAIVTSENVFTKLKEGKSGLEAAIEGAKEVTIPVTFGAITISVAFLPLMFFDGFYGTFARQIPPVVIATIVFSLIETKLALPCHLKSTTLKPRFFLTFDRFQTAISNGLELFIDRCYKPLILLATRNRYTTLAVFAAVAMICVAVLKSGRLGFVTMPSIDRNRIVASLQMPRDTPMHVTDDRVSQILAAAELLRKELIDPGNGKPIIQDILTSTGGWSGGGGVDSRQGFVVMEILDPNERSEPGPANKDISKRWEELTGEVKDAQQFWISGDRGGGFGGGDNELEAIEVELRGPATEEKEIITDQITALMESYPGIQDAWTNDSRARDELHVTIRPEGQALGLTQRDLANQVRAAFFGEEAQRIQRGRDDVRVMVRLPLQQRQSLHTLEEMRVLTPDGGAAPFRSVADARFEKAQSDIRRRDGAQVGTISAKPNDETVDVVAIADSLETRINALLQGHPELTWRFKGYIKEHRETGLRFWITGAALLVALYVLLAIPFRSILQPLFVMIAIPYAVLGALFGHLIMDITPSYLSIFGLLALAGVAINDSLVMVDFINQRRKAGIDLFDAVIQSGTRRFRPIFLTSATTFVGLIPTIFDKSPEAQFLNPMAVSIGFGMLFGTFITLILVPSAYLAVEDGVTWFKKAVDWYKKPFSKTDEPELPEEAPV; this is encoded by the coding sequence ATGATCCGCTGGTTCGCGATCAACTCCATCGCCTCGAATCTCCTGATGGGGATCATCATCGCCGTCGGCGCATGGTGCTATTTTGAAAAGGTCCAGCCGGAGGTGCAGCCCACGATGCACTTTGACCAGGTGCGGATCGACGTGAACTACCGCGGCGGCAGCCCGGAGGACGTGGAAAGTGCCGTCGTCATCCCGATCGAACGGGCGGTGGAAAACCTCCCCGGTATCGAGGAAATCGAGTCCCGCGCCAACGTCGGCCGCGGCAACGTGGTCCTGAAAACCACCAAGGGCACCAAGCCCGAGGATCTCCTGGAAGACGTGAAGCCGCTGATCGATGCGATCACGACCTTCCCTCAGGAAACCGAACCGCCCCGCTACGAAATCCCGGACAGCAGCAAGTGGTTCGACGTCATCAAGATCGCCGTCTATGGGAACATGGACGAAAAGGACCTGCTCCAGGCCGCCCGCCGCATCCGCGATGACCTGACCGGCCTTCCCGGCATTTCGCAAGCGTCCATCCAGGGAGCGTCCCCTTTCGAGCTCGCGATCGAGGCGGACATGCAGCGCCTCCGCGATTTCGGCCTCACCTTCTCCGATCTCACGAACGCAATCCGCCGCTCATCGCTCGACCTTCCTGCCGGCCAGGTTCAGACGGACGAGGGCGCGCTGGTCATCCGATCGAAGAACCAGGCCTACTCGCGGGAGGACTTCGAAAACATCGTCGTTCGCAATACCAATGGCGCCGAAGTAAAGCTCCGCGACGTCGCGAAAATCAGCGATGACTTCGAGGAGAACCGCAAGCTGATCCGCTTCAACCACAAGCCCGCACTCCTCGTCGAGGTCCTGCGCCTTCCCCACGAGGACGCCCTCGATATTGCGGACCGGGTGAAGGAATACGTGGAGAACGCGAAGGCCACCTTTCCTCAAGGAATCGAGCTCGGCGTCTGGGATGACAGCTCCATCGAGCTCCGTGGCCGCATCGGCAGCCTCCTCGAAAGCCTCCTGCAGGGCAGCGTTCTGGTCCTGATCATCCTCGGCCTTTTCCTCCGGCCGTCCATCGCCATCTGGGTCGTCCTCGGCATTCCCATCTCCTTCGCCGGCGCCTTCATCGTCATGGCGGCGATGGGCATGACATTGAATCCGATGAGCATCTTCGGCTTCATCATCGCGGTCGGCATCGTGGTGGATGATGCCATCGTGACCTCGGAGAACGTTTTCACGAAGCTGAAGGAAGGAAAGAGCGGCTTGGAAGCAGCCATCGAGGGCGCCAAGGAAGTCACCATCCCCGTCACTTTCGGCGCTATCACCATCAGCGTGGCCTTCCTGCCGCTGATGTTCTTCGATGGCTTCTACGGCACCTTCGCCCGCCAGATCCCGCCGGTGGTCATCGCCACCATCGTCTTCTCCCTCATCGAAACCAAGCTGGCGCTCCCCTGTCACCTGAAGAGCACCACGCTGAAGCCGCGCTTCTTCCTGACCTTCGACCGCTTCCAGACCGCAATCTCGAACGGCTTGGAGCTCTTCATTGATCGCTGCTACAAGCCGCTCATTTTGCTCGCGACGCGGAACCGTTACACCACCCTCGCCGTCTTCGCCGCGGTCGCGATGATCTGCGTTGCCGTGCTGAAGAGCGGTCGCCTCGGCTTCGTCACGATGCCATCGATCGACCGCAACCGCATCGTGGCTTCGCTGCAGATGCCTCGCGATACACCGATGCATGTGACCGACGACCGGGTGTCCCAAATCCTGGCAGCGGCAGAACTACTTCGCAAGGAGCTGATCGATCCAGGTAACGGCAAGCCGATCATCCAGGACATCCTCACCAGCACCGGCGGCTGGAGCGGCGGTGGCGGCGTCGATTCCCGCCAAGGCTTCGTCGTGATGGAGATCCTTGATCCCAACGAACGCAGCGAACCCGGTCCGGCGAACAAGGATATCTCCAAGCGCTGGGAAGAGCTCACCGGCGAGGTGAAGGATGCCCAGCAATTCTGGATTTCCGGCGACCGGGGCGGCGGCTTCGGCGGCGGTGACAACGAGCTCGAAGCCATCGAGGTCGAGCTTCGTGGCCCAGCCACCGAGGAGAAGGAAATCATCACCGATCAGATCACCGCGTTGATGGAGTCCTACCCGGGCATCCAGGATGCCTGGACGAATGACTCCCGGGCCCGCGACGAGCTTCACGTGACTATCCGCCCGGAAGGCCAGGCGCTCGGCCTGACCCAGCGCGATCTCGCGAACCAGGTCCGCGCCGCATTCTTCGGCGAGGAAGCCCAGCGCATCCAGCGTGGTCGTGATGACGTGCGCGTGATGGTCCGCCTGCCGCTTCAGCAACGCCAGTCCCTGCACACCCTGGAAGAGATGCGGGTGCTCACTCCGGATGGTGGTGCCGCACCGTTCCGCTCGGTCGCCGACGCCCGCTTTGAAAAAGCCCAGTCCGATATCCGTCGCCGCGATGGCGCACAGGTCGGCACGATCTCCGCAAAGCCGAACGACGAAACCGTGGACGTCGTCGCGATCGCCGATTCGCTGGAGACCCGGATCAACGCCCTCTTGCAAGGTCATCCCGAGCTGACGTGGCGCTTCAAGGGCTATATCAAGGAGCACCGTGAAACCGGTCTCCGCTTCTGGATTACAGGTGCGGCTCTTTTGGTCGCGCTCTACGTGCTGCTCGCCATTCCCTTCCGGTCGATCCTCCAGCCGCTTTTCGTGATGATCGCCATCCCCTACGCGGTGCTCGGCGCGCTCTTCGGCCACCTGATCATGGACATCACGCCGTCCTATCTCTCGATCTTCGGCCTGCTGGCTCTCGCGGGCGTGGCCATCAATGACTCGCTGGTGATGGTGGACTTCATCAATCAACGGCGGAAGGCCGGCATCGATCTATTCGATGCCGTGATCCAATCCGGCACGCGGCGCTTCCGCCCGATCTTCCTGACCTCCGCCACCACCTTCGTCGGTCTCATTCCCACCATCTTCGATAAGTCGCCCGAAGCGCAATTCCTGAACCCCATGGCCGTATCCATCGGTTTCGGCATGCTTTTCGGCACCTTCATCACCCTGATCCTCGTCCCTTCCGCTTATCTCGCGGTGGAAGACGGGGTCACCTGGTTCAAGAAAGCGGTGGATTGGTATAAGAAACCCTTCAGCAAAACGGACGAACCCGAGCTCCCTGAAGAAGCTCCTGTCTAG
- a CDS encoding NAD(P)/FAD-dependent oxidoreductase: protein MVAHAPETSTPSIDCDVVVFGGAFSGSALALLLKRARPETRVLIVEKSEAFDRKVGESTSEVAGCFITRVLGLTHYLSCEHFQKHGLRMWFTTPDNDCPNSCSEIGPNSQARFPTYQLDRAKLDEHMLELAVKEGCELLRPASIKSFELNGAGKNIVVLKHQGETRTIRAGWVADCSGKATLIARQRGTWRKLEDHPVHSMWVRFSNVRTLDCHEARVMAPCLKDGPSVGRASATNHLMGRGWWSWIIPLSNGDFSAGVTWDERLFTPPSEGSIGARVKEHLVRHPIGKLMFEDAVAVENDARIYKHLPYYSTEVCGDGWIMAGDAAGFMDPLYSQGLDYCGHGTYCAHKIILKGLRGECTKMALAHHNEIFPQSYFRWFHGLYRNKYQYLGDADLMHAAFLMDIAAYFIGPVRAVYADADKEYSTMPYNGVGGAIFARFMRFYNRRLETIARKRLTAETYGKNNLKHRHLVRVPFEPNLKAVRHLFGGMKIWLKLEAETMFTKAAAELPDPTMAKEKEKEKVAPRMAEVS from the coding sequence ATGGTCGCTCACGCCCCTGAAACCTCCACGCCTTCAATCGACTGCGATGTCGTGGTTTTCGGCGGCGCCTTCTCCGGATCCGCTCTCGCCCTGCTACTGAAACGGGCGCGCCCGGAGACTCGCGTGCTGATCGTCGAGAAATCGGAAGCCTTCGACCGCAAGGTCGGCGAATCCACCTCCGAGGTGGCCGGCTGTTTCATCACCCGCGTCCTCGGCCTCACCCACTATCTTTCCTGCGAGCACTTCCAGAAGCACGGCCTCCGCATGTGGTTCACCACTCCGGACAACGATTGCCCGAACAGTTGCTCGGAGATTGGCCCCAACTCGCAGGCTCGCTTTCCCACCTATCAGCTCGATCGCGCAAAGCTGGACGAGCACATGCTGGAACTCGCCGTGAAGGAGGGATGCGAACTCCTGCGCCCGGCCTCGATCAAATCCTTCGAGCTGAACGGCGCCGGGAAGAACATCGTCGTCCTCAAGCACCAAGGCGAAACCCGCACGATCCGAGCCGGCTGGGTGGCGGATTGCTCGGGTAAGGCGACGCTCATCGCCCGTCAGCGCGGCACTTGGCGCAAGCTCGAAGATCACCCCGTGCACTCGATGTGGGTGCGCTTCAGCAATGTCCGCACGCTCGATTGCCATGAGGCCCGCGTGATGGCTCCTTGCCTGAAGGACGGCCCGAGCGTCGGCCGCGCCAGCGCGACCAATCATCTGATGGGGCGTGGCTGGTGGTCATGGATCATCCCGCTTTCGAATGGCGATTTCTCCGCCGGGGTCACTTGGGACGAACGTCTCTTCACTCCGCCCAGCGAAGGCTCCATCGGTGCCCGCGTGAAGGAACATCTCGTCCGCCACCCCATCGGCAAGCTGATGTTCGAGGACGCCGTGGCGGTCGAGAATGACGCCCGCATCTACAAGCACCTCCCCTACTACTCCACCGAGGTCTGCGGGGATGGCTGGATCATGGCGGGAGATGCCGCGGGCTTCATGGATCCCCTGTATTCGCAGGGCCTCGATTACTGCGGCCACGGCACCTACTGCGCCCATAAGATCATCCTGAAGGGGCTGCGCGGCGAGTGCACCAAGATGGCATTGGCACATCACAATGAGATTTTCCCGCAGTCCTACTTCCGTTGGTTCCACGGCCTCTACCGGAACAAATACCAGTATCTCGGCGATGCCGACCTGATGCATGCGGCCTTCCTCATGGACATCGCCGCCTACTTCATCGGTCCGGTCCGCGCTGTCTATGCCGATGCCGACAAGGAATACTCCACCATGCCCTACAACGGCGTCGGCGGCGCGATCTTCGCCCGCTTCATGCGCTTCTACAACCGGCGCCTTGAGACCATCGCCCGCAAGCGCCTCACCGCGGAGACCTACGGCAAGAATAACCTCAAGCATCGCCATCTGGTCCGCGTTCCCTTCGAGCCGAATTTGAAGGCTGTGCGCCACCTCTTCGGCGGCATGAAAATCTGGCTGAAGCTTGAGGCGGAAACCATGTTCACCAAAGCCGCCGCCGAACTTCCCGACCCGACCATGGCGAAGGAAAAGGAGAAGGAAAAGGTCGCACCGCGGATGGCAGAGGTTTCTTAG